One window from the genome of Variovorax sp. PAMC26660 encodes:
- the rsmB gene encoding 16S rRNA (cytosine(967)-C(5))-methyltransferase RsmB, producing MQPPLWRQLQLTAVALASIRAGTSGSVAFEAVEPAMRPGVQALGFQVLRWLGRAEALRRHLAKRTPPPLPDALLCTALALAWDGERAPYEPFTLVDQAVEAAKRNPATRAQASFINACLRRFLRERDELVAVTDSEPVAQWNHPRWWIERLKRDHPREWQRVLSADNAQAPMTLRVNARKSTAVSYLSELEAVGLAATRVGPSGLQLARARPVQQLPGFADGSCSVQDAAAQMAAPLLLDGLLPAKPGAAPLRVLDACAAPGGKTAHLLEMAGADAVDVIALEVDAVRSRRIDETLVRLGLKAQVVVADAARPADWWDGTPFDAILLDAPCTASGIVRRHPDVRWLRRESDTAQLAAQQATLLAALWPLVRPGGRLLYCTCSVFREEGSQQIDAFLVHNTNARLRPSPGHLLPQSGANARGVPDNPSGDHDGFFYALLEKRPH from the coding sequence CTGCAACCGCCGCTGTGGCGCCAACTGCAATTGACCGCGGTGGCGTTGGCGTCGATCCGTGCCGGCACTTCGGGCTCCGTGGCGTTCGAAGCCGTCGAGCCGGCAATGCGTCCTGGCGTGCAGGCGCTCGGCTTCCAGGTGCTGCGCTGGCTCGGCCGCGCCGAAGCATTGCGCCGCCATCTCGCCAAGCGCACGCCGCCGCCATTGCCTGATGCCTTGCTGTGCACTGCGCTGGCGCTGGCCTGGGACGGCGAACGTGCGCCCTACGAACCCTTCACGCTGGTCGACCAGGCCGTCGAAGCCGCCAAGCGGAACCCCGCCACGCGGGCGCAGGCCAGCTTCATCAACGCCTGCCTGCGCCGTTTCCTGCGCGAACGCGATGAACTGGTGGCTGTCACCGACAGCGAGCCGGTCGCGCAATGGAATCATCCGCGCTGGTGGATTGAACGCCTCAAGCGCGACCATCCGCGTGAATGGCAGCGTGTGCTGAGTGCCGACAACGCGCAGGCGCCGATGACGCTGCGCGTCAATGCCCGGAAATCCACCGCAGTGTCTTATCTGTCGGAGCTGGAGGCCGTGGGTCTTGCCGCTACCCGCGTGGGCCCCAGTGGCCTGCAACTGGCACGCGCACGCCCGGTGCAGCAGCTGCCCGGCTTTGCCGACGGGTCCTGTTCGGTGCAGGATGCGGCCGCCCAGATGGCTGCGCCCCTGCTGCTCGACGGCTTGCTGCCCGCGAAGCCAGGCGCCGCACCGCTGCGCGTGCTCGACGCCTGCGCCGCACCTGGCGGCAAGACCGCACACCTGCTCGAGATGGCCGGCGCAGACGCCGTCGATGTGATCGCCCTGGAGGTCGATGCCGTCCGCAGCCGCCGGATCGACGAAACCCTGGTCCGCCTCGGCCTGAAGGCCCAGGTGGTGGTCGCCGACGCCGCACGCCCCGCCGACTGGTGGGACGGCACGCCTTTCGACGCCATCCTGCTCGACGCGCCATGCACCGCTTCGGGCATCGTCCGCCGCCATCCCGACGTCCGCTGGCTGCGCCGCGAGAGCGACACCGCCCAGTTGGCTGCCCAGCAGGCCACGCTCCTGGCCGCGCTCTGGCCGCTGGTGCGGCCCGGCGGCCGTCTTCTTTACTGCACCTGTTCCGTCTTTCGTGAAGAGGGCTCGCAACAAATTGATGCGTTTCTTGTACACAACACCAACGCACGATTGCGGCCGTCACCGGGCCATTTGCTGCCTCAAAGCGGGGCGAATGCCCGTGGCGTCCCGGACAATCCCTCAGGTGACCACGACGGCTTCTTCTACGCCCTGCTTGAAAAGCGCCCGCACTGA
- a CDS encoding DUF4390 domain-containing protein → MKSARTERRWPVLLAVLWVWLMLMAWLPAPAAAQGRTGASITQMRLEQSDDGVYLSAAVQFELPTLVEEVLDKGIAIYFVAEGELFQERWYWTDRKVAQVQRHMRLAYQPLTRRWRLNVSPLPITGAVGLGISLNQNFDTLGDALDAIKRIGRMRLGDVAEIGDEPLHQVTFRFRLDTSQLPRPFQIGVVGQADWNISAERTARMALEKQR, encoded by the coding sequence TTGAAAAGCGCCCGCACTGAGCGGCGCTGGCCGGTCCTGCTGGCCGTGCTCTGGGTCTGGCTGATGTTGATGGCGTGGCTGCCGGCCCCAGCCGCCGCTCAAGGCCGCACCGGCGCCTCGATCACGCAGATGCGCCTGGAGCAGTCCGATGACGGCGTCTACTTGAGTGCCGCCGTGCAGTTCGAGCTGCCCACGCTGGTCGAGGAGGTCCTCGACAAGGGCATTGCCATCTACTTCGTGGCCGAGGGCGAGCTCTTCCAGGAGCGCTGGTACTGGACCGACCGCAAGGTGGCGCAAGTGCAGCGCCACATGCGGCTGGCCTACCAGCCACTCACGCGGCGCTGGCGGCTCAACGTGTCGCCGTTGCCGATCACCGGCGCGGTGGGCCTGGGCATTTCGCTGAACCAGAATTTCGACACCCTCGGCGACGCACTGGACGCCATCAAGCGCATCGGTCGCATGCGGCTGGGCGACGTGGCCGAGATCGGCGACGAGCCGCTGCACCAGGTGACCTTCCGCTTCCGGCTCGATACCTCGCAGCTTCCGCGTCCCTTCCAGATTGGTGTCGTCGGCCAGGCCGACTGGAACATCTCGGCCGAGCGCACTGCGCGGATGGCGCTGGAGAAGCAGCGGTGA
- a CDS encoding sensor histidine kinase, with product MSTPPRSGAAATPVARRSRAMRWAVGVGAAMVTAIGLVLMFLLAQATNNRELYERYYVRLFGINVVVAVLLVLVIGWVAFRLLRRLRQGKFGSRLLIKLAAIFALVGVVPGALVYVVSYQFVERSIESWFDVKVEGALDAGLNLGRATLDSLSDDLATKTRSASAQLAQVPDASAGLVLERIRDQLEASDVVLWTGSGQLIAGAGASRFQLNPERPTTQQFRQVRPDRPVAHIEGLDETAIPGAAPPAASVRALAMVQRPGFDFDTAPRYLQVTRLLPPAVVKNALDVQEANREYQERALARGGLRRMYIGTLTLSLFLAVFGAVLLAVLFGNQLARPLLVLADGVRQVAAGDLRPTAVLQGKDELGGLTRSFAVMTQQLADARGAVEKTMGQLDAARANLQTILDNLTSGVIVLDARGIVLSTNPGATRVLRAPLAAYEGRALVDVPGLADFGAKVQQQFDEFQVERMQHGLDHWQHAFELHASGTDLPQQDGAINIVARGAELPGAARLLVFDDISEIVSAQRAQAWGEVARRLAHEIKNPLTPIQLSAERLEMKLSGKVAAPEQAILVKSVKTIVDQVDAMKRLVNEFRDYARLPAADLKPVDLNALLVDVLQLYNAESLPITLRSELDERCPPIRGDEQQIRQVLHNLLQNAQDAAEAAASGTGKAGEVVVRTRLGDSGQRVRLTVQDSGPGFAENILKRAFEPYVTTKTKGTGLGLAVVKKIADEHGARIELSNRVVDGAVAGAQVSLSFALASESRAATAHTEDSKSSAT from the coding sequence GTGAGCACCCCACCGCGCAGCGGCGCAGCGGCCACGCCCGTTGCTCGCCGCTCGCGCGCAATGCGCTGGGCCGTGGGTGTGGGCGCCGCGATGGTGACGGCCATCGGCCTCGTGCTGATGTTCCTGCTGGCGCAGGCCACCAACAACCGCGAGCTGTACGAGCGCTACTACGTGCGCCTCTTCGGCATCAATGTCGTGGTGGCGGTGCTGCTGGTGCTGGTGATCGGCTGGGTCGCCTTCCGGCTGCTGCGGCGCTTGCGCCAGGGCAAGTTCGGCAGCCGCCTGCTGATCAAGCTGGCGGCCATCTTCGCGCTGGTGGGCGTGGTGCCCGGGGCGCTGGTCTACGTTGTGTCCTACCAGTTCGTCGAACGCTCCATCGAGAGCTGGTTCGACGTCAAGGTCGAAGGTGCACTCGACGCGGGCCTGAACCTCGGCCGCGCCACGCTCGATTCACTGTCCGACGACCTGGCCACGAAGACGCGCAGCGCGAGCGCGCAACTGGCCCAGGTGCCCGATGCGAGCGCGGGCCTGGTGCTGGAGCGCATCCGCGACCAGCTCGAAGCCAGCGACGTGGTGCTCTGGACCGGCTCCGGGCAACTGATCGCCGGCGCGGGCGCCTCGCGCTTCCAGCTCAACCCGGAGCGGCCGACCACCCAGCAGTTCCGCCAGGTCCGGCCGGATCGGCCCGTCGCACACATCGAAGGCCTGGACGAAACCGCCATCCCCGGTGCCGCGCCACCGGCCGCGAGCGTGCGCGCGCTGGCCATGGTGCAGCGACCGGGCTTCGACTTCGACACCGCGCCGCGCTACCTGCAGGTCACGCGGCTGCTGCCGCCGGCCGTGGTCAAGAACGCGCTGGACGTGCAGGAAGCGAATCGCGAATACCAGGAGCGAGCGTTGGCGCGTGGCGGCCTGCGCCGCATGTACATCGGCACGCTCACGCTGAGCCTGTTCCTCGCCGTGTTCGGTGCGGTGCTGCTGGCTGTGCTGTTTGGCAACCAGCTTGCACGGCCGCTGCTCGTACTGGCCGATGGCGTGCGCCAGGTCGCCGCTGGTGACCTGCGGCCCACCGCCGTGCTGCAGGGCAAGGATGAGCTGGGTGGCCTCACGCGCTCTTTTGCCGTGATGACCCAGCAACTGGCGGACGCGCGCGGCGCGGTCGAGAAGACCATGGGCCAGCTCGATGCCGCCCGTGCCAACCTGCAGACGATCCTCGACAACCTCACCTCGGGCGTGATCGTGCTCGACGCCAGGGGCATCGTGCTGTCGACCAACCCGGGCGCCACCCGCGTGCTGCGCGCCCCGCTGGCCGCCTACGAAGGGCGGGCGCTCGTCGATGTGCCGGGCCTGGCCGACTTCGGCGCCAAGGTGCAGCAGCAGTTCGACGAGTTCCAGGTCGAACGCATGCAGCACGGCCTCGACCACTGGCAGCATGCCTTCGAGCTGCACGCCAGCGGCACCGACCTGCCGCAACAGGATGGCGCCATCAACATCGTCGCGCGCGGCGCGGAGCTGCCCGGTGCCGCGCGGCTGCTGGTGTTCGACGACATCTCCGAAATCGTGTCGGCTCAGCGCGCCCAGGCCTGGGGCGAAGTGGCGCGCCGGCTGGCGCATGAAATCAAGAACCCGCTGACGCCGATCCAGTTGTCGGCCGAGCGGCTCGAAATGAAGCTCTCGGGCAAGGTTGCGGCTCCCGAGCAGGCCATCCTCGTGAAGTCGGTGAAGACCATCGTCGACCAGGTCGATGCAATGAAGCGGCTGGTGAACGAATTCCGCGACTACGCGCGCCTGCCTGCGGCCGACCTCAAGCCGGTCGACCTCAACGCCTTGCTGGTCGATGTGCTCCAGCTCTACAACGCCGAGAGCCTGCCGATCACGCTGCGCTCCGAACTCGACGAGCGCTGCCCGCCGATCCGCGGCGACGAGCAGCAGATCCGCCAGGTCCTGCACAACCTGCTGCAAAACGCGCAGGACGCCGCAGAGGCTGCAGCCAGTGGCACCGGCAAGGCAGGCGAGGTCGTCGTTCGCACGCGGCTGGGCGATTCGGGCCAGCGCGTGCGCCTGACCGTGCAAGACAGTGGCCCGGGTTTCGCCGAGAACATTCTCAAACGCGCCTTCGAGCCCTATGTCACGACGAAAACAAAAGGTACCGGTTTGGGCCTTGCCGTCGTCAAGAAGATCGCCGACGAACACGGTGCGCGCATCGAGCTTTCCAACCGTGTTGTCGACGGGGCTGTGGCAGGGGCGCAAGTCTCGCTATCATTCGCGCTGGCAAGCGAGTCGCGCGCAGCGACCGCTCACACTGAAGATTCGAAGTCTTCCGCCACCTGA
- a CDS encoding response regulator, giving the protein MANILVVDDELGIRDLLFEILNDEGHNVELAENAAEARAARQRARPDLVLLDIWMPDTDGVTLLKEWSTAGLLSMPVIMMSGHATIDTAVDATRIGAFAFLEKPITLQKLLKAVEQGLARESARRAAAGVVPAPAGGHQPAAITTTGDSLLMASLASVPVPDAGPQSTQSFDLDRPLRDARDGFEKAYFEFHLAMENGSMTRVAEKTGLERTHLYRKLKQLGVDLSRGRRSAV; this is encoded by the coding sequence ATGGCAAACATTCTCGTGGTCGATGACGAGCTGGGCATTCGGGACCTGCTCTTCGAAATTCTCAATGACGAAGGGCACAACGTGGAGCTCGCGGAAAACGCCGCCGAAGCCCGCGCTGCGCGCCAGCGCGCGCGGCCCGACCTCGTGCTGCTCGACATCTGGATGCCGGACACCGACGGCGTCACGCTGCTCAAGGAGTGGTCCACCGCCGGCCTGCTGAGCATGCCGGTCATCATGATGAGCGGACACGCGACCATCGACACGGCTGTCGACGCCACGCGCATCGGCGCCTTCGCATTCCTCGAAAAGCCGATCACGCTGCAGAAGCTGCTCAAGGCCGTCGAGCAGGGCCTGGCCCGCGAAAGCGCACGCCGCGCTGCCGCAGGCGTGGTGCCCGCGCCGGCGGGCGGCCACCAGCCGGCGGCCATCACGACCACGGGCGACAGCCTGCTGATGGCGTCCCTGGCTTCCGTGCCTGTGCCCGATGCGGGCCCGCAGTCGACCCAGAGCTTTGACCTCGATCGCCCGCTGCGCGATGCGCGCGACGGCTTCGAGAAGGCGTACTTCGAGTTCCACCTCGCGATGGAAAACGGTTCGATGACCCGCGTTGCCGAAAAAACCGGCCTGGAGCGCACCCATCTGTATCGCAAACTCAAACAACTTGGCGTGGATCTTTCAAGAGGGCGCAGAAGCGCTGTATAA
- a CDS encoding coniferyl aldehyde dehydrogenase, producing the protein MRQTFDAMRAASLRAQTPPWSERADRLKRLRALVKDNRKEIAAAISADFFNRPFQETELAEVFPAIEGINHALSHGKKWMRVRRRSTGLWFKPASSRIMPQPLGVVGIVVPWNYPLNLAVGPMTAALAAGNRVMLKQSEFTPRFAELFAKLVRASFAEDEIAVVNGDAEAAREFSGLPFDHLLFTGSTAVGHHVMRAASENLTPVTLELGGKSPAIIGPDANFEKAVERILVGKTLNAGQTCIAPDYVLVPEGQQQRFIDSARRVFSAMYPNLATNTDYTSIVSPRHFSRLQELAALAQQEGASAVPLSDMAPDAATRRFPPVLLTGVQDSMRVMKEEIFGPLLPVMGYGAIDEAIAYVNAHPRPLALYLFEKNRATIDRVMHDTVAGGVSINDTLLHIAQDDLPFGGVGASGMGAYHGEYGFETFSKMKPIFHQSAFNGLGLFKPPYGKTFERMMKLLVR; encoded by the coding sequence ATGCGACAGACATTCGATGCCATGCGCGCCGCGAGCCTGCGCGCGCAAACGCCGCCATGGAGCGAGCGCGCCGACCGCCTCAAGCGGCTGCGCGCGCTGGTGAAGGACAACCGCAAGGAAATCGCCGCGGCCATCAGCGCCGACTTCTTCAACCGGCCCTTTCAGGAAACCGAACTGGCCGAGGTGTTCCCCGCCATCGAGGGCATCAACCATGCGTTGAGCCACGGCAAGAAATGGATGCGGGTGCGGCGTCGCTCGACGGGTCTGTGGTTCAAGCCCGCGTCGTCGCGGATCATGCCGCAGCCGCTGGGCGTGGTCGGCATCGTGGTGCCATGGAACTACCCGCTGAACCTGGCCGTGGGGCCGATGACCGCGGCGCTGGCGGCGGGCAATCGCGTGATGCTGAAGCAATCGGAGTTCACGCCCCGCTTTGCCGAGCTGTTCGCGAAGCTGGTGCGTGCAAGCTTTGCGGAAGACGAGATCGCGGTCGTCAACGGCGATGCCGAGGCAGCGCGCGAATTCTCCGGCCTGCCCTTCGACCATCTGCTGTTCACCGGCTCGACGGCCGTGGGCCATCATGTGATGCGCGCCGCGAGCGAGAACCTCACGCCGGTCACGCTGGAGCTGGGCGGCAAGTCGCCCGCGATCATCGGGCCCGATGCCAATTTCGAGAAAGCCGTGGAACGCATCCTCGTGGGCAAGACGCTCAACGCGGGCCAGACCTGCATCGCGCCCGACTACGTGCTGGTGCCCGAAGGCCAGCAACAGCGCTTCATCGACAGCGCGCGGCGCGTGTTCTCGGCGATGTACCCGAACCTTGCCACCAACACCGACTACACGAGCATCGTGAGCCCGCGCCATTTCTCGCGGCTGCAGGAACTCGCGGCGCTGGCGCAGCAGGAAGGCGCATCCGCCGTGCCGTTGTCCGACATGGCGCCCGACGCCGCCACACGGCGCTTTCCGCCGGTGCTGCTGACCGGCGTGCAGGACAGCATGCGCGTGATGAAGGAAGAAATCTTCGGGCCGCTGCTGCCAGTGATGGGCTATGGCGCCATCGATGAAGCCATCGCCTATGTCAACGCGCATCCGCGGCCGCTGGCGCTGTACCTGTTCGAGAAGAACCGCGCGACCATCGACCGCGTGATGCACGACACCGTGGCCGGCGGCGTGTCGATCAACGACACGCTGCTGCACATCGCCCAGGACGACCTGCCCTTCGGCGGCGTCGGTGCGAGCGGCATGGGCGCGTACCACGGGGAATACGGCTTCGAGACCTTCTCGAAGATGAAGCCGATCTTTCACCAGTCGGCGTTCAACGGGCTTGGGCTGTTCAAGCCGCCTTACGGGAAGACCTTCGAGCGAATGATGAAGCTGCTGGTGCGCTGA
- a CDS encoding DSD1 family PLP-dependent enzyme, with product MSRRKILLGTLGVAAVGAFALRPGDHGAPYDDYFRALNDELKKNGPMRPCMVIDLDRMDRNLDLVMQSLKQGDKHYRIVEKSLPSHALIDYVARRSGTKRLMSFHQPFLNIDAQIFPDFDILMGKPLPVHSAELFYKKHKGAFDPSRQLQWLLDTSERLQQYLALAKGLGTKMRINIEIDVGLHRGGVADNATLGRMLDLIAANPQQLAFAGFMGYDAHVGFGVPKALGSPQELLGKAMTIYQGFVDHVRGHYPALWNDGLTLNTGGSPSYKLHEAEKLSTEVSTGTALLKPTHYDIDTLAAHVPAAFIATPVIKATGPVMIPALDGKSKIFSWWDVNQRETFYVYGGYWLAEYESPKGLQFNGILGHSANQENVTGSPAVGLKVDDQVFLRPAIVEGVLLQFGDLVTLRGGKIQDYWPVYQQTG from the coding sequence ATGAGCCGTCGAAAGATCCTGCTGGGTACCTTGGGTGTGGCTGCTGTCGGCGCCTTTGCGCTGCGGCCCGGCGACCACGGCGCGCCGTATGACGACTACTTCCGCGCGCTCAACGACGAGCTGAAGAAGAACGGTCCGATGCGCCCCTGCATGGTCATCGACCTCGACCGCATGGACCGCAATCTCGACCTCGTGATGCAGAGCCTGAAGCAAGGCGACAAGCACTACCGCATCGTCGAGAAGTCGCTGCCCTCGCATGCGCTGATCGACTATGTCGCGAGGCGCTCGGGCACGAAGCGGCTGATGTCGTTTCACCAGCCCTTCCTGAACATCGACGCGCAGATCTTTCCGGACTTCGACATCCTCATGGGCAAGCCGCTGCCGGTGCATTCGGCAGAGCTGTTCTACAAGAAGCACAAGGGGGCCTTCGATCCGTCGCGGCAACTGCAATGGCTGCTCGACACGTCCGAGCGGCTGCAGCAGTACCTGGCGCTTGCGAAAGGGCTGGGCACGAAGATGCGCATCAACATCGAGATCGACGTGGGCCTGCATCGCGGTGGCGTGGCCGACAACGCCACACTGGGGCGCATGCTCGACCTGATCGCGGCCAATCCGCAGCAGTTGGCGTTCGCGGGCTTCATGGGCTACGACGCGCATGTGGGCTTCGGCGTGCCGAAGGCGCTGGGGTCGCCGCAGGAACTGCTGGGCAAGGCCATGACGATCTACCAGGGCTTTGTCGACCACGTGCGCGGGCACTACCCGGCGCTGTGGAACGACGGCCTCACGCTCAACACTGGCGGCAGCCCGAGCTACAAGCTGCACGAGGCCGAGAAGCTGAGCACCGAGGTCAGCACCGGCACGGCCCTGCTCAAGCCCACGCACTACGACATCGACACGCTGGCCGCGCATGTGCCGGCCGCCTTCATCGCCACGCCGGTGATCAAGGCCACGGGGCCGGTGATGATTCCGGCGCTCGACGGCAAGTCGAAGATCTTCTCGTGGTGGGACGTGAACCAGCGCGAGACCTTCTACGTCTACGGCGGCTACTGGCTGGCCGAGTACGAGTCGCCGAAGGGTCTTCAATTCAACGGCATCCTGGGGCACAGTGCCAACCAGGAGAACGTGACCGGCTCGCCGGCCGTGGGCCTGAAGGTGGACGACCAGGTGTTCCTGCGCCCGGCCATCGTCGAAGGCGTGCTGCTGCAGTTCGGCGACCTTGTCACGTTGCGCGGCGGGAAGATCCAGGATTACTGGCCGGTGTATCAACAGACGGGCTGA
- the nadE gene encoding ammonia-dependent NAD(+) synthetase, whose translation MSADLSPVDATQREIIAALHVAPVFDAAAELERRVAFLADYLRGTGLKTLVLGISGGVDSLTAGCLAQRAVERLRATGYTASFIAMRLPYGVQKDEAEAQASLTVIKPDRTVTVDIRPAADGMLAALKAGDLEFRDAAHEDFVLGNIKARERMVAQFAVAGAHDGIVIGTDHAAEALMGFFTKFGDGAADITPLTGLNKRRVRAVAQLLGAPDALVYKVPTADLESLVPGKPDEDAFGVSYEQIDDFLEGKPVSAAARAIILSTHRKSAHKRALPVEPPVAGG comes from the coding sequence ATGAGTGCAGATCTGTCCCCCGTCGATGCCACGCAGCGCGAGATCATCGCGGCGCTGCATGTCGCGCCGGTCTTCGATGCGGCCGCCGAGCTGGAGCGCCGCGTGGCGTTCCTGGCCGACTACCTGCGCGGCACCGGCCTGAAGACGCTGGTGCTGGGCATCAGCGGCGGTGTCGATTCGCTCACCGCCGGTTGCCTGGCACAGCGCGCCGTCGAGCGGCTGCGCGCCACCGGCTACACCGCGAGCTTCATCGCGATGCGCCTGCCCTACGGCGTGCAGAAGGACGAAGCCGAAGCGCAAGCCTCGCTCACGGTCATCAAGCCCGACCGCACGGTCACCGTCGATATCCGCCCCGCGGCCGACGGCATGCTCGCGGCGCTGAAGGCCGGCGACCTGGAGTTCCGCGACGCGGCGCACGAAGACTTCGTGCTCGGCAACATCAAGGCGCGCGAGCGCATGGTTGCGCAGTTCGCGGTGGCGGGCGCGCACGACGGCATCGTCATCGGCACCGACCATGCGGCCGAAGCGCTGATGGGCTTCTTCACCAAGTTCGGCGACGGCGCGGCCGACATCACGCCGCTCACGGGCCTGAACAAGCGCCGCGTGCGCGCGGTGGCGCAACTGCTCGGCGCACCCGATGCGCTGGTCTACAAGGTGCCCACGGCCGACCTCGAATCGCTGGTGCCGGGCAAGCCCGATGAAGACGCCTTCGGTGTGAGCTACGAGCAGATCGACGACTTTCTCGAAGGCAAGCCCGTGTCCGCGGCGGCGCGCGCCATCATTCTTTCGACGCATCGCAAGAGCGCGCACAAGCGCGCGTTGCCGGTCGAGCCGCCCGTCGCCGGCGGCTGA
- a CDS encoding phospholipase A — MTTSPHFNFGALATAVACLGGAAAHAQAVDKPASPLADAQLTWQQCAALGANNDARLACFDRWAQQQTLPSASVPAAPAVLASTQPPVDSSIPATRVVSVATTEGCRDRQYSSLSRFWELENATDCGTFGFRGYRPLNVSVSAATKKPQTPTSPSPDHTGDPIAYQANEMRIGLSVRTKLAQGMLTQNDPTRKDSLWFAYTQQSTWQLFNGAISRPFRTTDHEPELMYVYPTDFKLPGGWRWRYTGVGLVHQSNGQSLPLSRSWNRVYLMGGAELDDRFTITGRIWKRISESAAKDDNPDISDYIGRAEITGRWNLNRDNQLGITVRNNLRDSGRGSVRLEWLKAIGDPTKSNLRFHTQLFSGYGDTLVDYNRKRTVLSIGLSLVDF; from the coding sequence ATGACGACAAGCCCCCACTTCAACTTCGGCGCGCTGGCGACCGCCGTGGCCTGCCTCGGCGGTGCCGCGGCGCACGCGCAGGCCGTCGACAAGCCGGCGAGCCCGCTGGCCGATGCGCAGCTCACCTGGCAACAGTGCGCGGCGCTGGGCGCCAACAACGACGCGCGCCTGGCCTGCTTCGACCGCTGGGCGCAGCAGCAGACGCTGCCCTCGGCATCGGTGCCGGCCGCGCCTGCGGTGCTCGCGAGCACGCAGCCGCCGGTGGACAGCTCGATTCCCGCCACGCGCGTGGTGTCGGTCGCCACCACCGAAGGCTGCCGCGACCGCCAGTACTCGTCGCTGTCGCGCTTCTGGGAACTCGAGAACGCCACCGACTGCGGCACCTTCGGCTTTCGTGGCTACCGCCCGCTCAATGTGTCGGTCTCGGCGGCCACCAAGAAGCCGCAGACACCCACCTCGCCCTCGCCCGACCACACCGGCGACCCGATCGCCTACCAGGCCAACGAGATGCGCATCGGCCTGTCGGTGCGCACCAAGCTCGCGCAGGGCATGCTCACGCAGAACGACCCGACCCGCAAGGACTCGCTGTGGTTCGCCTACACGCAGCAGTCGACCTGGCAGTTGTTCAACGGCGCGATCTCGCGGCCGTTTCGCACCACCGACCACGAACCCGAGCTGATGTATGTCTACCCGACCGACTTCAAGCTGCCGGGCGGCTGGCGCTGGCGCTATACCGGCGTGGGGCTGGTGCACCAGTCGAACGGCCAGAGCCTGCCGCTGTCGCGAAGCTGGAACCGCGTCTACCTGATGGGCGGCGCCGAACTGGACGACCGCTTCACCATCACCGGGCGCATCTGGAAGCGCATCTCCGAGAGCGCGGCCAAGGACGACAACCCCGACATCTCCGACTACATCGGCCGTGCCGAGATCACCGGGCGCTGGAACCTGAACCGCGACAACCAGCTCGGCATCACGGTGCGCAACAACCTGCGCGACAGCGGCCGCGGCTCGGTACGGCTCGAATGGCTCAAGGCCATCGGCGATCCGACCAAGAGCAATCTGCGCTTTCACACGCAACTGTTCTCGGGCTATGGCGACACGCTGGTCGACTACAACCGCAAGCGCACGGTCCTGAGCATCGGGCTCAGTCTTGTGGACTTCTGA